In the genome of Zootoca vivipara chromosome 6, rZooViv1.1, whole genome shotgun sequence, the window gccttctcagtagcggcacccgccctgtggaatacccttccatcagatgtcaaggaaataagcagctatcctaatttttaaagacatctgaaggcagccctgtttagggaagcttttaatatttaatgctgtattgagagccgcccagagtggctggggagactcagccagatgggcggggtataaataataaatgatgataatgatgatgcaggggtagccaacgatGTCCTCCAGGTATTATTGGACTCCCATAAGTCACAGCTGGCAAGGCTGATGTCTATggatgatgggcactgtagtccaacagcatgtggagggcaccatattggctgccCTTGTTATAAGATAGAGAACTACCAGGTTGCAATTGGAGATCCTGCTTTTATATTTAGAAGTACTACTGAAGCAGGGAAGCCTCCTCTCCCATCTGCTATAGGTCAGaatttgcacacatacacatatggGGCATCTGAAATTTCTGAAGAGAGATAATGGaggggccataactcagtggtagtaGAGCCTGCAGAGCACACACTTGCACACCGAACGTCTTGgctttgatccctggcatctcttacTAAAAGGCAGGTgtcatgtgatgtgatgtgatagAACTCTGCCTGGGACCCTAGAGATTGACTGCCCGTCCAAGTCAGCAATGCTGTGcttagatggacaaatagtttgCCCTGGTACAAGGCATTTTTCTATGTGCCTAGCCTTCACAAGACTTTGAAGAGCATTGCTGCCCCTGGCGAACCATGTTGACGAGTGAATTGTGAAGCACAGGTTGGGAAAACAACTTTTTGTGTGGGTCCTGAATGGTCATTGAATAGGGAAGGGCCACAGGTCAAGGATGGAGCATCTTCTTTGTATGGaaaaagtcccaagttcaatccccggcatctccaggtaggactgggaaggcTCCTcacctgagatcctggagagatgctgctgatcagtgtagacaaaactgagctagatggaccaatggtcttacttggtataaggcaacttcttctGTTCCTTCTTTTAGCAGAATTCCTGTAGTCCACCAATCTGTGTTAAGGCAAGATTACATACTCAGGATCTCTCATTatttcacaattttttaaaatcttgcccACATTAAGCTTACATGAAATCTAGTTCCTGAAACAAACCATGGATATAAAATACACGATGGAAATAACcacaaagtttttgttttgttttgtttagtttcaGCTTTTGCCCAGCCAGGCACAGCTGATCGAATAATTGGAGGGTATGTTTGTCCACAACAGTCCAGACCCTACCAGGCGGCCATTGTAACCGGACGCAGAGGCAACTGGAACATTTATTGTGGAGGAAGCTTAGTGCATCCATGTTGGGTGCTATCAGCGGCCCATTGTAGACCCAGACCCGGGTAAGTGAAAGCTGTAGCAAGATGCAGTGACATGGCGGGGGAGAGAATGCTTCCTCTGGGACAAGCAACAGCCTTACTTTAACAGCCTGGCAACCTGCACATTAGACAAAGAGGCATAGGCTGGATCAATCTGTAATCAGCATTCACACAGCTCACCCACTATCTATTCTTTTGTTCAGTTTTGCATTTGCCTTGTGCCCCCATACAGAATGAAGGTGTGCTTAGGAAAGCACAACTTGAAGAGGGTTGAACAGGGAGAACAGTGCTTGGATATCGCTGAAGTTAAAGTGTACCCAGGGTACAACCGGAGACAAAATGACAAGGATTTCATGCTTCTCCGACTTCGTCCCTGTGCCAGACTCTCCGAAACTGTAAGGACTGTCAACCTACCCACAGGTAGCCCTAATGATGGGAGTCTATGCAGTGTCTCAGGCTGGGGTACCATCAAATCTCCTCAAGGTAAGCTTGCAAACGTTAGAAGGCGGGAGAAGGGGAGCCTCAGGACTGGGGGACAAAAACACCTGTGTCTGGTCCATGGGATTCTCCCAGGCCACATCCCCTTCTTAGCCAACCCCTCTCCTGGGCTTGCTTCACACCCTTCTCCAGAGTTTTCACCTGCCCgggatgtgcccttgaactcacgtaatgcctcttgcttgtctggatgatgCGTAGAAACTAATCTGCTGCACAAAGATAAATTTCATTTTCATCATtccacccactttttaaaatcctAAGAACATAGAGCTATAGGGcttataggaagttgccttctaccCAATCAGATCATTGCTCTATataactcagtattgtccacattgattgacctctctggggtttcagacagagggcagtcccagccttacctgggattacctgcatgcaaagcagattctccagtgctgagctgcagccctgcCCCAGTTAGCACAGGCAAATCATTGGGTCTGGATGGGATCCGCCCAGGCGTTCTCAAGAAACTCAAATCCTGGCgaattcctaaaaaaaaacaaccagaccTGTACATCTCTAACTAACATGCAGATTAGTCTAATTAGCCTAACTGCCAATCACGTTATTTAAAAATGTGGATTTTATACTTTTTAGTTGATAttcatttataatattttatttcctgCTATTTAGAAGATTTGTTTTCTAGCTGCTTACTGTGCTCTACAATGTGGAATACTGCATGTTATGTTTGTAGTGTATTCTCGTGTGTAAGATTTATGTTGATGCTAAGTAGAATACACTGTTTAGTTGTTAATTGTGGGTTATAGAAAGTAGGAATTATTTGACATTTGGGGGGGTTGCTCTAAcctatgttgtaaactgcttaagagatttatttcaatataaattgtacaaataaataaaaattaaatatagaCAAGAACTTAGGACACTTGCACGATAGtgtaacaaaagcaggacaaaagacaaaaccaaaccTGGAATACACATATCTTGTCACAAATATCTGTCTTAGTTCATTGGACTTGCCTCCTGCAAAGGTTAGTTCAGGCACTGGAATCTGTCCTATATCCTCCattgtgaagacagatgcaaatgAACCATTTagcttctctgaaatctctttATCCTCATTTGCAGCTCCTTTGACTCCCTTGTCATCCAAGGGTCAAACTGCTTCCCTAGATGGTTTCCTGCTACTAACATATCAA includes:
- the LOC118086568 gene encoding trypsin-3, with the protein product MKLLAFGLLLMSSGVSAFAQPGTADRIIGGYVCPQQSRPYQAAIVTGRRGNWNIYCGGSLVHPCWVLSAAHCRPRPGMKVCLGKHNLKRVEQGEQCLDIAEVKVYPGYNRRQNDKDFMLLRLRPCARLSETVRTVNLPTGSPNDGSLCSVSGWGTIKSPQAQLPAQLQCADVNIVPTSQCNMAYRGAISPYMMCAGVQEGGRDSCQGDSGGPLTCGGQLEGVVSWGTQVCAQQGNPGVYAKVCCVMPWIRETINQNS